Proteins co-encoded in one Sulfurospirillum arsenophilum NBRC 109478 genomic window:
- the hisS gene encoding histidine--tRNA ligase has protein sequence MINALRGMKDTLSPQSETYLYMIETCSRIAQQYGFSFIETPILEETALFKRSVGESSDIVGKEMYQFIDKGENDVCLRPEGTAGIVRAFVQQKFDKAGGNRRFFYHGPMFRYERPQKGRLRQFHQFGAESFGESDVREDATIILMIRAMFEALGIGFSLEINSLGCPACMPQYRTTLVKFLETREGLCEDCERRKLTNPIRVLDCKNEHCKTLLSDAPLIVDHLCSTCKDDFETLKGILDQFGVSYVVNPKLVRGLDYYSKTAFEFVSNEIGAQSAIAGGGRYDRLVEFLDGKSTPAIGFAMGIERLMELVKMPEVAREGYYVGALCDEALDVVFELVDRKRKTDKVLTSYDAKSLKNHLKVADKLYVKFCVCIGEDELSKQTIWIKDLESKEEKIINIVHF, from the coding sequence ATGATTAATGCATTACGTGGAATGAAAGATACCCTCTCTCCACAAAGTGAAACGTATTTGTATATGATTGAAACCTGTTCGCGTATTGCGCAGCAGTATGGTTTTTCATTTATTGAAACACCTATTTTAGAAGAGACAGCTCTTTTTAAACGCAGTGTCGGTGAGAGCAGTGACATTGTGGGTAAAGAGATGTATCAGTTCATAGACAAAGGTGAAAATGATGTCTGTTTACGCCCGGAAGGTACGGCTGGCATCGTAAGAGCTTTTGTACAACAAAAGTTTGATAAAGCGGGTGGAAACAGACGCTTTTTTTATCATGGCCCGATGTTTCGCTATGAAAGACCGCAAAAAGGTCGTTTAAGACAATTTCACCAGTTTGGTGCTGAAAGTTTTGGCGAAAGCGATGTCAGGGAAGATGCAACGATTATCTTGATGATTAGAGCAATGTTTGAAGCGCTTGGTATTGGTTTTAGCTTAGAGATTAACTCTCTTGGATGTCCAGCATGTATGCCACAGTATCGCACAACACTTGTCAAATTTTTAGAAACACGTGAGGGTTTATGTGAGGATTGCGAAAGACGAAAGCTTACCAATCCTATTCGTGTGCTTGATTGTAAAAATGAACACTGCAAAACATTGCTCAGTGATGCTCCGTTAATTGTGGATCATTTATGTTCTACATGTAAAGATGATTTTGAAACACTCAAAGGTATTTTGGACCAATTCGGTGTCTCTTATGTGGTCAATCCTAAGCTGGTTCGTGGACTAGATTATTACTCCAAAACAGCCTTTGAATTTGTAAGCAACGAAATTGGTGCGCAAAGTGCAATTGCAGGTGGCGGACGTTATGATCGTTTGGTTGAATTTCTGGATGGAAAATCAACGCCTGCGATTGGTTTTGCAATGGGGATCGAGCGTTTGATGGAACTTGTTAAAATGCCAGAAGTTGCACGCGAAGGCTACTATGTTGGAGCGTTGTGTGATGAGGCGCTCGATGTTGTTTTTGAACTGGTAGATCGTAAACGAAAAACGGATAAAGTTTTAACAAGTTATGATGCCAAATCTTTGAAAAACCACCTCAAAGTCGCCGATAAATTATATGTAAAATTTTGTGTATGTATCGGTGAAGACGAGCTTTCAAAGCAGACAATTTGGATTAAAGATCTTGAAAGCAAAGAAGAAAAAATTATTAATATTGTGCATTTTTAA